The following DNA comes from Hypomesus transpacificus isolate Combined female unplaced genomic scaffold, fHypTra1 scaffold_256, whole genome shotgun sequence.
CCTGTCTGAGATGTTTCATTCCTGTCTGAGGTGTTTCATTCCTGTCTGAGGTGttcccttcctgtctgaggcggtcacttcctgtctgagatgTTTCATTCCTGTCTGAGGTGttcccttcctgtctgaggtggtcacttcctgtctgaggtgttcccttcctgtctgaggTGTTTCCTTCCTGTCTGAGGTGGTCACTTCCTGCCTGAGGCGTTTCCTGTGTGTCCAGCAGCTCTGTCACAGGTGCTGATAAAGCAGCAGCGTTGCCAGGGTGATCAGACAAACCCCTGACATGCTGACCGCCCAGTCTATGGTCTGTTGGAACCTTCGGCCACGCCTCCTTAGAATCCCAGCCCGGCGGAACCTTCCGGAACTTCCGACTTCTCTCCTGACCGTGTCATCTTGTGTCCCGTTCCCATTGGCCGCAGTTTGACTGACAGGTGTTGTCCCCGCCCTCTCTGCCATTGTGAGGTCACTAGTGTTTTGGTTGCTGGGAAGTCGATCTGAAGATTGAAATATTATTCCCTGGTCAACTATTGGTGGTAATCTCATCCACGAGCTGTCATTAGAGATACTTCTAAATAAAGTTATCAGCAATAAAATTTAAAAGACAACATTAGAAATACTGGGCAGAGGAATCTTTTAACAGTCTTTAGACTTCATTTGAAATGTCATTAAAATTGTTATATAATTGACATTATAGAGAGTAGGACACTGACCATTGTGATTGTGATGAGATGATTGTGACAATCCTGCCACCTTGTGGTATAAGTGAGTAAATGCATGACATGCTCATGACATTGCTAATAAGTTACTTACATTAGAGGCTAAAACTACAGCCTTGCCAACATCATTAGAGGCTGACAACATGAGGCCAACATCATTAGAGGCTGACAACATGAGGCCAACATCATTAGAGACTGACAACATGAGGCCAACATCATTAGAGGCTGACAACATGAGGCCAACATCATTAGAGACTGACACCATTCTGACAccaaaccgaattctgattctgattagaGGCCATCAACATTAGATGCTAATATTAATGACTTACCAACAACAGTTTGCATGAGGCCTCCAATCAGAGCGATGATGGCTGAGACTCCAGACGCATAAGCCTGTCGACCAGAACCAGGACGAACATTAGAGGACTTCACATGCACAGAAGAACATTAGAGGACTTCACATGCACAGAAGATCAGAGGAAGAGCCCAGTGAAGTGACTaatgcagagggagagggaggcagggggataagaggcagggaggcagggggataAGAGGCAGGGGTGCAGgaaggcaggggggcaggggaggtagGAGGCAGGGGTGCAGGAAGGCAGGGGGATAAGAGGGTAGGAGGGGGAGCGAGGCATGAGGGGCAGAAGGGGCGGGGAGGGAGAAGccggggggcaggaggcaggggggcaggaggcagggaggcaggaggcagggggggtaggaggcagggaggcaggggggcagagaggataGGTACTAGTGAGAGCTGGATGGGGTCCTGAGTCAGCGATCTCCAGGCTCGTCCCATCTGGAGAgccagcaggagcagggagcagggcagcacctcctcctcctcctgcacacaTCTGAGgagacacgccacacacactcatacacacataccacacactgtacacaaacacagcagtcaACTGCACTTAATACACATACAATACACACTATCCACTATATACACTATAcctctacacacaccacacacacacacactctacacacaaacCGTGAAGCTCCATCATTGTCTCCAGCCTGAGGTGTAGGATATCTATAGTGTCATTACAGACTGATAACATCGTATTAAACAGCCATCCCCAACTCACATCACTAACTATGCCTGTCTGCAGTCTTAGGAGTTTAAATTAAGACCTTTAATTTCATTCAACCATTCTGTTTTatgataaaagagagagagagagatagagatagagggaggggggagagagagagagggagggggagagagagagagagagagagagagagagagagagagagagagagagagagagagggggagagagagagaggttacctTAGCAGCAGCTTCACCACCACAGCCTCCTGGTCATCCTGCTGAGACACgttcagctgcctctggagctgGGCTGGAACAGCATGACCCTCCAGCACCACCACAGCCAGATTATAAAacccctgaggaggaggaggaggaggaagggtcaggagggggaggaggaagggggggaggaagggggggaggggtcaggaggggggaggaggaggggtcaggaggggggaggaggaggggtcaggaggggggaggaggaggaggggggaggaggaggaggggggaggggaggaggaagggtcaggaggggggaggaggaaggggggggaggggtcaggaggggggaggaggaggagggggggaggggaggaggaggggggggaggaggaggaggggtcaggaggggggaggaggaagggtcaggaggggggaggaggaggggtcaggaggggggaggaggaggggtcaggaggggggaggaggaggaggggggaggaggaggaggggggaggggaggaggaagggtcaggaggggggaggaggaagggggggaggggtcaggaggggggaggaggaggaggaggggggaggggaggaggaggggggggaggaggaggaggggtcaggaggggggaggaggaagggtcaggaggggggaggaggaggaggggggggaagaggagggaggaggaggaggggtcaggaggggggcggaggaggaggaggaggggtcaggaggggggggaggaaggggggggaggggtcaggaggggggaggaggaggaggaggggtcaggaggggggaggaggaggagggggggaggggaggaggaagggtcaggaggggggggaggaagggggggaggggtcaggaggggggaggaggaggagaaccatGAGTGTGACGGAGGACTCCTGAGTGCTGGGTCCTAGACAACACTGTGTATTATAGAAATGAACTGTCTGGGAGGGTCAACTAGTGTAAATATagaagtgggagagagggaagctaATGAAAGAGATAACAGCCctagtggagggagggagggagggagggagggagggagggagagagacgggagggGAGAGCGATAGATCGATcgagacaaggagaaagagggagatagagacggtcacagagagagggagggggagagagagagagagacagagacagagagggagacagggggagagacagagagagagagagagagagagagagagagagagagagggagactgaccTGGGAGCTGCCTGCCAAGCCGGCCCTGGTGTACAGAGATATGGCCTGGACCACGTCAGGACTCACAACCCCGGGCCCACCATGGTAGACCAAGTCTCCCATCTTCagcaggcctgagagagagagagggacatagacatatatagacagagagagagagagacagagacagacatagagagagggagagagagagacacatataTAGAATGCTTGATTTGAGTTTCCCATTTGCTAATTTTGAACAGCAGTAAGTGTGGAGGAGTAGTTAGTCACCAGATGGGTGGGGGTTGTGGTTCAGGGTGGAGTAGTTGTGGTACCTCCACTGGCAGTCATAGTTATCTCCCAGCCCCTGCACAGAGGGGGGGTACAGCTACAAGATGAACATCGCTACTAACACTGAACATCATACATATCAGTGGTCTTCAacatgtcctgcatgttctagatgtttccctgctccaacacacctaattccaatgaatgggttgtttattaggcttctgctgagctataTAACGACTCATTTGATTCAGGTGCGCTGGAGCTCGTGCGGTAGTCTGGTTTGACCCGGTCTGACCTGAGGAACAGGCAACTCACCTCACACAGGTAAGCAGCATTGTTTTGAGCTACGCCCAAACCAGTTTCAGCAGCGAGAACATATTTCACCAGAGCCTCAGCCCTTAAAACAGAgacgcacagtcacacacacacaatcacaatacATGCAAAGCATCTCAAACAATCGTCTCAATGCATgtaagtaagcaagcacacaaCCACATCAGATTAAATGGCCggttttcccagattcgttaagaagcttttAACGCTAaaagcttcttaggaacgttctaagagcgttctagagcgttcttagaacgctcctaagaagcgcttagcgttaagagctttttAACGGATCTGGGAAACCCCGCCAATATCAGTCAAACTGAACGAAAGGAGAAGACTTGAATTGTAGTTTCTCACATGGAGCCCTGTAGGTAGGCCTGGAGCGCTGCTTGGACTACATATCCCAGAAAGCCGTTCTGCTCACAGCCCCTCTTCAGCATGCTGCGAGAGAAGCCTTAGTAAATTACATATGTCTTTCCGAGGGAGATTAGCACTGATTCACCTCGTTAAATCTGGTAGCTCAAGCACAAACTGAACACACAATTAGTCTCAAGACCTGCAGTTCGTTTAAGAGCCCAGAAGATTATTGTGACTACAGTGTGTTTATTATTATCGTTCTGGAACAGGGTCGTTCCTGACCCGGACTGGCGGCCTATCAGGGGCCTCACAACACAGCTGCCGTAACACAATGACAGAGAAGTTTATTTATAGACGTGCAACTGCCAGGTGCGGTTTTCTGAATCAGGCCTCGTCATTGTCTGAGGCGGACTCGCCTTGCTGTGGGCTAACACTTAGAGGAGCAAataggagtgtgagagagagagaaaaacagtccTACCTTCTGTGGGGTAACGTTTAGAGGACCGTTGATTAGGGTCttacagaggaagggagagagagggggtgggagagagcggggaggagagagagagagcgggggggggagaaagagaggtaggggTACTTACATCACGGCCCTCTCCTCGTCCCTGGACACGCCGGGCAGGTGTCCGGTGGACAGGTACCACGCTGCTTGGACCGCCGCCTCCACGTGGCCGAACGCCGAAGCgttcaggaagaggaggaacgcCGCCGTCTTGTCGTCAACGACAACAACAACCTCGCTAACTTTACACAACGACAATACATGACATCACTTTCAACATGCCAGTCAAATGAGGTACCTGGTTCCTTTGTGGGCTGCCTGGGAGCTGGCCGCTCAGGTGATAGATGCCCAGGTTGTGCATGGCGTTGGCACTCCCGCTGTGCGCCGCCTGCTGGAAGTAGCGAGAGGCAGAGCTGTGGTTCTTCAGCACCGCCCCGTGGTACCAGCCCAGCCCGTTCAGCGCCTCAGCAGACCCCTGGAGAGGACAACACACATGGATCCTACCACAGTACACTTTACTAGTATAGTCAAAGTAGAGTGAAAGTAAAGTTACTTTTGTTTAGCGCTAGAACTGGGACTGATCTTTGTTGTTCTGCTGTATTTCTTTTCAGTTTTCAGTCTTATTAGATGTGaaactgtgtgtgggggggggggcaggggggtcgTTAAATGTTTAGTTACCATGGCAGCGGCTTTCTCCATCAGTTGAAGACCCAGAGTTTTGTTCCTTATCACTCCTTGTCCCTGCATGAGCCACGAtcaaacacacatgttcacatgcacacacacacacacagttaaaacttcagtggttcagtaaGATGCCTGTGTGGTAGGGTTGGTTTGGGTCCAGTCTGACCTTGAGCAGCAGGACAGAGTAGTCATACATGGACGAGGGGTCCTTCATTTCCAGGGCGATCCTCCGGTACCAGTGCATGGCTCTCGCTACGTCCTTTGTGGCACCGTTTCGTCCAAATAAAATCTTGGCCAAGAATTTCTGCAGAAAGTCAACAGCACATTTCTACATTGATGTTATGTTGCCAGAACaggaatatattttttataaaaatatattattaatattagaATATTATTAGAATATGATATCTGTAATTTTACCTGAGATTCCACATCTCCCCTCTCAGCTTGGAACTGGAGAAACTGGAAGGGGTCTCCTGATTGGTGGGTCAGCCTGTCAATCTCTTCCTGGACGCTCAGATGCACATGCTCAGTGATGTATTGCTGCGAGAGCAGAACAGAACGGCCGTCAACAGGCGTGGAAGCCAAACCCCCCTCCACGACGTCCCACCAACACCTCTCACGTGTACAGTCATGTAAAGGGGTTTAACTCGTGTTTTCAGCTTTTTGATTTATACTTGTGACTTCTTATTTGTTTATATTGTTGTGTTTGTAACTATGAATGAAGATGCTGCTGCTTTGACTTGGCCATGACGCTACCTACCATGACGCTCTTGAAAGATAGatctgtaaagtgtgtgtgtgtgtgtgcgtgtgtgtgcgtaatgagtgtgtgtgtaacacctCTGTGTCCAGAGCCCTGCCCTGGTCCAGTACGGTCTGAGCCCCGGCGTTGGAGTAGTAGGAGCAGGCCACGCCCAGGTCCCTGGGGAAGCCGTCCAGGCCCTGGCTATGCTTGTAACCCAGGTGCATGAGACACAGACGCTCGTCTCCTGAAGCCCCTATCAGGCCTAACACCTGGGcctgggggtcaaaggtcatacaGAGGTCATACAGAGGTTTAGTCAGTTGTTGCCTCGCTATATTCACTCTTGTCACAAAATTCATTTTCATCGTCGGTGAAATCTGCTTTTGTCGGCCTTTCCCAAGGGCCACGCTAGATTAACAAAAGAAACGGTTGTTCGGACAGAATTCTAGCGACTGTTTATGTTAGCAAACTGTGTTCCTTTGCTGTCTTGTCTGAGCAGAGGGCCTCCAGGGCTGGGTACCTGCAGGGGGTGCCCGgccccacccagcccagacaggtGCAGGGcggccaggaggagggaggcctgGTGGTGGCCTGAGCAGGAGGACACCTGGAGGAGCGtcaacagggaggagggggtgtctgGGTGAGAGCGCCACCTAGCAGACAGCTGGCTCACTACATGCTCAAACAGCTTCCTGCCCAGACTCCTTGTCCAGGACCCTGCAGacacatgcaacacacatgTACGTAACTAGCATGTAT
Coding sequences within:
- the LOC124462849 gene encoding protein sel-1 homolog 3 isoform X3, with the protein product MTHILVLKLFKYAFAAVALSLQGSSSLERTSRELPVLPPSDPPTMPNTRTPSWGAELLWRLERARHYQCPHESATVDMLKFPLASTGENFGVVRTFVPFSNRELERERVRAVERPRATVSVWVYLLRGCLLKLCGIIHHVDSNNTYQSPLIQLSNTGNIVVQVRLARGEDKAFSSHTALPLRTWTRLDFHIQDSKVTVEVTAVSTAGELKSHTHVYDFNSSIHYNDTSGYFVIGGSMYIPGITGYFGPIKYYRIGIDKVVNPLCQTSLALDRAHRKCEDTRGFTTALLHHLTGDMFMTASCPFYFVGLWNQFGRKVCLQSWEWETQKQHRDFMRFLISHHNNLLTGSWTRSLGRKLFEHVVSQLSARWRSHPDTPSSLLTLLQVSSCSGHHQASLLLAALHLSGLGGAGHPLQAQVLGLIGASGDERLCLMHLGYKHSQGLDGFPRDLGVACSYYSNAGAQTVLDQGRALDTEQYITEHVHLSVQEEIDRLTHQSGDPFQFLQFQAERGDVESQKFLAKILFGRNGATKDVARAMHWYRRIALEMKDPSSMYDYSVLLLKGQGVIRNKTLGLQLMEKAAAMGSAEALNGLGWYHGAVLKNHSSASRYFQQAAHSGSANAMHNLGIYHLSGQLPGSPQRNQTAAFLLFLNASAFGHVEAAVQAAWYLSTGHLPGVSRDEERAVIMLKRGCEQNGFLGYVVQAALQAYLQGSMAEALVKYVLAAETGLGVAQNNAAYLCEGLGDNYDCQWRYHNYSTLNHNPHPSGLLKMGDLVYHGGPGVVSPDVVQAISLYTRAGLAGSSQGFYNLAVVVLEGHAVPAQLQRQLNVSQQDDQEAVVVKLLLRCVQEEEEVLPCSLLLLALQMGRAWRSLTQDPIQLSLAYASGVSAIIALIGGLMQTVVDRLPSNQNTSDLTMAERAGTTPVSQTAANGNGTQDDTVRREVGSSGRFRRAGILRRRGRRFQQTIDWAVSMSGVCLITLATLLLYQHL
- the LOC124462849 gene encoding protein sel-1 homolog 3 isoform X2; the protein is MTHILVLKLFKYAFAAVALSLGSSSLERTSRELPVLPPSDPPTMPNTRTPSWGAELLWRLERARHYQCPHESATVDMLKFPLASTGENFGVVRTFVPFSNRELERERVRAVERPRATVSVWVYLLRGCLLKLCGIIHHVDSNNTYQSPLIQLSNTGNIVVQVRLARGEDKAFSSHTALPLRTWTRLDFHIQDSKVTVEVTAVSTAGELKSHTHVYDFNSSIHYNDTSGYFVIGGSMYIPGITGYFGPIKYYRIGIDKVVNPLCQTSLALDRAHRKCEDTRGFTTALLHHLTGDMFMTASCPFYFVGLWNQFGRKVCLQSWEWETQKQHRDFMRFLISHHNNLLTGSWTRSLGRKLFEHVVSQLSARWRSHPDTPSSLLTLLQVSSCSGHHQASLLLAALHLSGLGGAGHPLQAQVLGLIGASGDERLCLMHLGYKHSQGLDGFPRDLGVACSYYSNAGAQTVLDQGRALDTEQYITEHVHLSVQEEIDRLTHQSGDPFQFLQFQAERGDVESQKFLAKILFGRNGATKDVARAMHWYRRIALEMKDPSSMYDYSVLLLKGQGVIRNKTLGLQLMEKAAAMGSAEALNGLGWYHGAVLKNHSSASRYFQQAAHSGSANAMHNLGIYHLSGQLPGSPQRNQTAAFLLFLNASAFGHVEAAVQAAWYLSTGHLPGVSRDEERAVIMLKRGCEQNGFLGYVVQAALQAYLQGSMAEALVKYVLAAETGLGVAQNNAAYLCELYPPSVQGLGDNYDCQWRYHNYSTLNHNPHPSGLLKMGDLVYHGGPGVVSPDVVQAISLYTRAGLAGSSQGFYNLAVVVLEGHAVPAQLQRQLNVSQQDDQEAVVVKLLLRCVQEEEEVLPCSLLLLALQMGRAWRSLTQDPIQLSLAYASGVSAIIALIGGLMQTVVDRLPSNQNTSDLTMAERAGTTPVSQTAANGNGTQDDTVRREVGSSGRFRRAGILRRRGRRFQQTIDWAVSMSGVCLITLATLLLYQHL
- the LOC124462849 gene encoding protein sel-1 homolog 3 isoform X4; the encoded protein is MTHILVLKLFKYAFAAVALSLQGSSSLERTSRELPVLPPSDPPTMPNTRTPSWGAELLWRLERARHYQCPHESATVDMLKFPLASTGENFGVVRTFVPFSNRELERERVRAVERPRATVSVWVYLLRGCLLKLCGIIHHVDSNNTYQSPLIQLSNTGNIVVQVRLARGEDKAFSSHTALPLRTWTRLDFHIQDSKVTVEVTAVSTAGELKSHTHVYDFNSSIHYNDTSGYFVIGGSMYIPGITGYFGPIKYYRIGIDKVVNPLCQTSLALDRAHRKCEDTRGFTTALLHHLTGDMFMTASCPFYFVGLWNQFGRKVCLQSWEWETQKQHRDFMRFLISHHNNLLTGSWTRSLGRKLFEHVVSQLSARWRSHPDTPSSLLTLLQVSSCSGHHQASLLLAALHLSGLGGAGHPLQAQVLGLIGASGDERLCLMHLGYKHSQGLDGFPRDLGVACSYYSNAGAQTVLDQGRALDTEQYITEHVHLSVQEEIDRLTHQSGDPFQFLQFQAERGDVESQKFLAKILFGRNGATKDVARAMHWYRRIALEMKDPSSMYDYSVLLLKGQGVIRNKTLGLQLMEKAAAMGSAEALNGLGWYHGAVLKNHSSASRYFQQAAHSGSANAMHNLGIYHLSGQLPGSPQRNQTAAFLLFLNASAFGHVEAAVQAAWYLSTGHLPGVSRDEERAVIMLKRGCEQNGFLGYVVQAALQAYLQGSMAEALVKYVLAAETGLGVAQNNAAYLCELYPPSVQGLGDNYDCQWRYHNYSTLNHNPHPSGLLKMGDLVYHGGPGVVSPDVVQAISLYTRAGLAGSSQGFYNLAVVVLEGHAVPAQLQRQLNVSQQDDQEAVVVKLLLRCVQEEEEVLPCSLLLLALQMGRAWRSLTQDPIQLSLAYASGVSAIIALIGGLMQTVVGGRIVTIISSQSQ
- the LOC124462849 gene encoding protein sel-1 homolog 3 isoform X1 — its product is MTHILVLKLFKYAFAAVALSLQGSSSLERTSRELPVLPPSDPPTMPNTRTPSWGAELLWRLERARHYQCPHESATVDMLKFPLASTGENFGVVRTFVPFSNRELERERVRAVERPRATVSVWVYLLRGCLLKLCGIIHHVDSNNTYQSPLIQLSNTGNIVVQVRLARGEDKAFSSHTALPLRTWTRLDFHIQDSKVTVEVTAVSTAGELKSHTHVYDFNSSIHYNDTSGYFVIGGSMYIPGITGYFGPIKYYRIGIDKVVNPLCQTSLALDRAHRKCEDTRGFTTALLHHLTGDMFMTASCPFYFVGLWNQFGRKVCLQSWEWETQKQHRDFMRFLISHHNNLLTGSWTRSLGRKLFEHVVSQLSARWRSHPDTPSSLLTLLQVSSCSGHHQASLLLAALHLSGLGGAGHPLQAQVLGLIGASGDERLCLMHLGYKHSQGLDGFPRDLGVACSYYSNAGAQTVLDQGRALDTEQYITEHVHLSVQEEIDRLTHQSGDPFQFLQFQAERGDVESQKFLAKILFGRNGATKDVARAMHWYRRIALEMKDPSSMYDYSVLLLKGQGVIRNKTLGLQLMEKAAAMGSAEALNGLGWYHGAVLKNHSSASRYFQQAAHSGSANAMHNLGIYHLSGQLPGSPQRNQTAAFLLFLNASAFGHVEAAVQAAWYLSTGHLPGVSRDEERAVIMLKRGCEQNGFLGYVVQAALQAYLQGSMAEALVKYVLAAETGLGVAQNNAAYLCELYPPSVQGLGDNYDCQWRYHNYSTLNHNPHPSGLLKMGDLVYHGGPGVVSPDVVQAISLYTRAGLAGSSQGFYNLAVVVLEGHAVPAQLQRQLNVSQQDDQEAVVVKLLLRCVQEEEEVLPCSLLLLALQMGRAWRSLTQDPIQLSLAYASGVSAIIALIGGLMQTVVDRLPSNQNTSDLTMAERAGTTPVSQTAANGNGTQDDTVRREVGSSGRFRRAGILRRRGRRFQQTIDWAVSMSGVCLITLATLLLYQHL